In the genome of Phytoactinopolyspora mesophila, one region contains:
- a CDS encoding ABC transporter permease subunit, with product MTQHNVITSPPTQPSPTDGGEPAWPSGLHPDGRRRRFLGGPKKAIATALVTVVALLFIVPFYWLLVSALRPSERIFADAGNFLPSAITLENFQNLFAQTPIVTWFFNSVILTVGSTVGSMVVVTMAAYALAKIQFPFRNTIFVGILASQMLPFHLLLIPLFLLMIDLSLIDTHLGVIVPMLAHPFGLFYMRQYMLGLPQEVFDAARVDGASEYRIFFGIVVPMVKPAMATLAIIFSLEQWNDLLWPLIVMRSEENYPLSVGITTLVGLYRPRWDLVMTAAVLAVIPIMILFFLLRRQFINGLGQLGTGSK from the coding sequence GTGACTCAGCACAACGTCATCACGTCGCCACCAACCCAGCCCAGCCCAACGGACGGCGGCGAGCCGGCCTGGCCATCCGGTCTACACCCGGATGGCCGGCGCCGCCGGTTCCTGGGAGGGCCTAAGAAGGCAATCGCGACGGCTCTGGTCACCGTCGTCGCCCTGCTGTTCATTGTCCCGTTCTATTGGCTGCTCGTCAGCGCGCTGCGCCCGTCGGAGCGGATCTTCGCCGACGCGGGCAACTTCTTACCGTCGGCGATCACGCTGGAGAACTTCCAGAACCTGTTCGCCCAGACGCCCATCGTGACCTGGTTCTTCAATTCGGTCATCCTCACGGTGGGATCCACGGTCGGCTCAATGGTCGTGGTGACGATGGCGGCATATGCGCTGGCGAAGATCCAGTTCCCGTTCCGCAACACGATCTTCGTCGGCATCCTCGCCTCGCAGATGCTGCCGTTCCACCTGCTGTTGATCCCGCTCTTCCTGCTCATGATCGACCTGAGCCTGATCGACACCCACCTGGGCGTCATCGTGCCGATGCTCGCGCATCCGTTCGGGCTGTTCTACATGCGTCAATACATGCTCGGCCTGCCGCAGGAGGTGTTCGACGCGGCGCGAGTGGACGGCGCGTCGGAGTACCGCATCTTCTTCGGCATCGTGGTGCCGATGGTGAAGCCGGCGATGGCGACGCTGGCCATCATCTTCTCCCTCGAGCAGTGGAACGACCTGCTGTGGCCGCTGATCGTCATGCGCTCGGAGGAGAACTATCCGCTCTCGGTGGGGATCACCACACTCGTCGGCCTGTACCGGCCGCGCTGGGACCTCGTCATGACCGCGGCCGTGCTCGCCGTCATTCCGATCATGATCCTCTTCTTCCTCCTCCGGCGGCAGTTCATCAACGGTCTCGGGCAACTCGGGACCGGCAGCAAATAG
- a CDS encoding carbohydrate ABC transporter permease — MTEQHAPRRKERRRKPPFFQRPWVVAAVFILPFLVLYGVFRVYAVGYAVVLSFQDIQGIGVTDWTGFSNYRRLLSDSTFFLALRNTALYTAGTLLVLIPVPFVLAAVLQSKLIARPVALRSAFFLPVLTSLVVVGVVFSLLLTTNGLVNSFLGLFGVPAQGWLETRHLAIPAMIIMATWRWTGINIIYFTTGLSNIPKELYESASVDGAGPLRRFWHLSVPLSKPIILFVTVLTIFGGFQLFVEPLILWGGGGGPGQGGLSVVMHLYRTAFTSFQLGYASAIGVVLALIIMAVSLITLKLFGFFKKE, encoded by the coding sequence ATGACAGAACAGCACGCACCGCGACGCAAAGAGCGCCGGCGCAAGCCACCCTTCTTCCAGCGTCCCTGGGTGGTGGCGGCGGTCTTCATCCTGCCGTTCCTCGTGCTGTACGGGGTCTTCCGCGTTTATGCGGTCGGGTACGCCGTCGTGCTGAGTTTCCAGGACATCCAAGGCATCGGCGTCACCGACTGGACCGGATTCAGCAATTACCGCCGGCTGCTGTCGGACAGCACGTTCTTCCTAGCGTTGCGGAATACAGCGCTGTACACAGCCGGCACACTGCTGGTGCTGATTCCTGTCCCGTTCGTGCTGGCGGCGGTGCTGCAGTCAAAGCTGATAGCACGGCCGGTTGCGCTGCGATCGGCGTTCTTCCTGCCGGTGCTGACGTCGCTGGTGGTCGTTGGTGTCGTGTTCTCCCTGCTTCTCACCACCAACGGGCTGGTCAACAGCTTCCTGGGGCTGTTCGGCGTTCCGGCGCAGGGGTGGCTGGAGACACGCCATCTGGCGATCCCGGCGATGATCATCATGGCGACGTGGCGATGGACCGGCATCAACATCATCTATTTCACGACCGGCCTGTCCAACATACCGAAAGAGCTCTACGAGTCGGCATCGGTGGACGGAGCGGGCCCACTGCGCCGGTTCTGGCACCTTTCGGTGCCCCTGTCGAAGCCGATCATCCTCTTTGTCACCGTCCTGACCATCTTCGGCGGGTTCCAGCTCTTCGTGGAACCGCTGATCCTGTGGGGCGGTGGCGGCGGACCGGGCCAAGGCGGCTTGAGCGTAGTCATGCACCTCTACCGGACCGCCTTCACGTCGTTCCAGCTCGGCTACGCCTCAGCGATCGGTGTGGTGCTGGCCCTGATCATCATGGCGGTGTCGCTGATCACGCTGAAGCTCTTCGGATTCTTCAAGAAGGAGTGA
- a CDS encoding extracellular solute-binding protein gives MISTIKRPVAAFAALLVCVLPAACSGGGAGSDDGTLTIFAPQGATGNLNNAWFTEHVEEMFDVELSFETTTYDANAARETRQISLASGDLPDVYMLVPWVDQFNKIELQRLANQGVIEPLNDLIEEHAPNITAEFERTPEYQEFATAPDGNIYGLPQWNDCYHCSYSAKLWMRSDWLDELGLDVPTTTDEMHEVLLAFKTEDPNGNGKADEIPLSGSTSDLVLPYFMNAFLYNPQASDAYPSTLALNDGQVQLQASQDGWREGLRYMASLFEDGLIDPGAFTDNRDALIAKGDNADAPIVGAATVQHPGLVVTLNQADGRDKDYDPVPPLTGPDGAQYATYNLPSIAGATFVLTAEASEEAQITAIKILDYMFSEEGHIFAQFGQEGIGWEPAREGDVALDESLEPTFRVIPVDPDEQAEAGGWGPMAQYNDTEEFRNSQVADTDIYSADGFERRLFEATQLYEGKEAEDQIYPYWNVWFDPEHSSELATLQTNIDDFVNQNSLQFVTGELDIDSDAAWESYLDGLEGLGLQRYLELHQEAYEASM, from the coding sequence ATGATCTCCACCATCAAGAGACCGGTCGCTGCGTTCGCAGCGCTGCTCGTCTGTGTGCTGCCGGCCGCCTGTTCGGGCGGCGGCGCAGGGTCCGACGACGGCACGCTCACCATCTTCGCGCCGCAGGGGGCGACCGGGAACCTGAACAACGCCTGGTTTACCGAGCACGTCGAGGAGATGTTCGATGTCGAGCTCTCGTTCGAAACGACCACGTATGACGCCAACGCGGCCAGGGAGACACGGCAGATCTCCCTCGCCAGCGGCGACCTCCCCGACGTGTACATGCTGGTCCCATGGGTCGATCAGTTCAACAAGATCGAGCTGCAGCGGCTAGCCAACCAGGGCGTCATCGAGCCGCTCAACGACCTGATCGAAGAACACGCTCCCAACATCACCGCGGAGTTCGAGCGGACACCGGAGTACCAAGAGTTCGCCACGGCCCCTGATGGCAACATCTACGGGCTGCCCCAGTGGAACGACTGCTACCACTGCTCCTACTCCGCGAAGCTGTGGATGAGATCCGACTGGCTCGACGAGCTCGGTCTGGATGTTCCGACGACAACAGATGAGATGCACGAAGTGCTGCTGGCTTTCAAGACAGAGGACCCCAACGGCAACGGCAAGGCCGATGAGATCCCGCTCTCCGGTAGCACGTCAGACCTCGTGCTGCCGTACTTCATGAATGCATTCCTGTATAACCCGCAGGCGTCCGACGCCTATCCGTCGACGCTGGCGCTCAACGACGGCCAGGTGCAGCTGCAGGCGAGCCAGGACGGCTGGCGGGAAGGGCTACGCTACATGGCGTCTCTCTTCGAGGACGGCCTCATCGATCCGGGTGCGTTCACCGACAACCGGGACGCGCTCATAGCCAAGGGTGACAACGCCGATGCGCCCATCGTCGGCGCCGCTACCGTGCAGCATCCCGGCCTCGTCGTCACTCTGAACCAGGCCGACGGCCGGGACAAGGACTACGATCCGGTTCCGCCGCTCACCGGGCCCGACGGTGCGCAGTACGCGACGTACAACCTCCCGAGCATTGCCGGCGCGACCTTCGTTCTCACGGCCGAGGCCAGTGAGGAAGCCCAGATCACCGCCATCAAGATCCTCGACTACATGTTCAGCGAGGAGGGCCATATTTTCGCGCAGTTCGGCCAGGAGGGTATTGGCTGGGAGCCGGCGCGAGAGGGCGATGTGGCGCTCGATGAAAGCCTGGAGCCGACCTTCAGGGTCATCCCGGTTGATCCGGATGAGCAAGCCGAGGCAGGTGGCTGGGGCCCCATGGCTCAGTACAACGACACCGAGGAGTTCCGCAACTCGCAGGTCGCGGATACCGATATCTATTCGGCTGACGGCTTCGAACGTCGCCTCTTCGAGGCCACCCAGCTGTACGAGGGCAAGGAAGCAGAAGACCAGATCTATCCGTACTGGAACGTGTGGTTCGACCCCGAGCACTCCAGTGAACTCGCCACCCTGCAGACGAACATCGACGACTTCGTCAACCAGAACAGTTTGCAGTTCGTGACCGGCGAGCTAGACATCGACAGCGACGCCGCCTGGGAGTCGTACCTCGATGGCTTGGAAGGCCTGGGCTTGCAGCGTTACTTGGAACTCCATCAGGAAGCCTACGAAGCTTCAATGTGA
- a CDS encoding ABC transporter substrate-binding protein, producing the protein MTTTRAFPRSMQLHGQRAGFRPLLLSVLASAAIVVAACDSGGSVADLDNGGDDGEAMEANPDHEGEEIELTFWTFVDAHADFLKERAEEFNAQSSEYNIVINSSVADFGEMHDRLLVSLQSATGAPDLVDIEIGRFGTFLRGEVPLHPLNDVVDEHRSELVEERLAPYQLDGVEYGIDYHLGTYAMYYNKAILDEAGVDADDIVTWDDYIEAGKQVVANTDAMMTSVEPASASTLLGLMKQNGGGIYDENNEFILDSPANVEAVQLVSDLVHEHGIAEATPGGENHEAVYYEAFNNGEYASVWMPQWYMIRFTDFMPETEGDILVRPLPEFEPGGFVSTMGGGTGTAITTQIDDDKLDAAKQFLEFAKLTHDAQVALWTDLGFDPFRDDVYDHEALAEPDPWFNDEPVMVNLQQTFDRLAPEYTGPRYPEASLQLGENVAYEVIEEAADPQESLERAAEQVRSLDE; encoded by the coding sequence ATGACTACAACGCGAGCATTCCCCCGATCAATGCAACTTCACGGGCAGCGAGCTGGCTTCAGGCCGCTGCTGCTGTCCGTTCTCGCCTCGGCGGCGATAGTGGTCGCCGCGTGTGACAGCGGAGGAAGTGTCGCTGATCTAGACAATGGCGGCGACGACGGGGAAGCCATGGAGGCCAATCCGGATCACGAGGGTGAAGAGATCGAGCTGACGTTCTGGACCTTCGTCGACGCCCACGCCGATTTCCTGAAAGAACGCGCCGAAGAGTTCAACGCCCAGAGCTCCGAGTACAACATCGTCATCAACTCGTCGGTGGCTGACTTCGGAGAGATGCATGACCGCCTGCTGGTCTCCCTTCAGTCCGCCACCGGCGCCCCGGACCTCGTCGACATCGAGATCGGCAGGTTCGGCACCTTCCTGCGCGGGGAGGTCCCGCTGCACCCACTCAACGACGTCGTGGATGAACACCGGAGCGAACTGGTCGAAGAACGATTGGCGCCGTACCAGCTCGACGGCGTCGAGTACGGGATCGACTACCACCTCGGCACCTACGCCATGTATTACAACAAGGCCATCCTGGACGAGGCCGGAGTCGACGCCGATGACATCGTCACCTGGGACGACTACATCGAAGCCGGCAAGCAGGTGGTGGCGAACACCGACGCGATGATGACGTCGGTAGAGCCCGCCTCCGCCAGCACACTGCTCGGCTTGATGAAACAGAACGGCGGCGGCATCTACGACGAGAACAACGAGTTCATCCTGGACAGCCCGGCGAATGTCGAAGCGGTTCAGCTGGTCTCCGACCTGGTCCACGAGCACGGGATCGCCGAGGCCACACCGGGCGGTGAGAACCACGAAGCGGTCTATTACGAGGCGTTCAACAATGGCGAGTACGCATCGGTGTGGATGCCGCAGTGGTACATGATCCGGTTCACCGACTTCATGCCGGAGACCGAAGGCGACATTCTGGTCCGGCCTTTGCCCGAGTTCGAGCCAGGTGGATTCGTCAGCACGATGGGTGGCGGCACGGGAACGGCGATCACCACGCAGATCGACGACGACAAGCTGGACGCGGCCAAACAGTTCCTCGAGTTCGCCAAACTCACCCATGACGCCCAAGTAGCGCTCTGGACCGACCTCGGGTTCGATCCGTTCCGCGACGACGTTTACGACCACGAGGCGCTGGCCGAGCCGGACCCGTGGTTCAACGACGAGCCGGTGATGGTCAACCTCCAGCAGACGTTCGACCGCCTCGCCCCCGAGTACACCGGCCCGCGGTACCCGGAAGCCAGCCTCCAGCTGGGTGAGAACGTGGCCTACGAAGTGATCGAAGAGGCGGCTGACCCGCAGGAGTCGCTGGAACGCGCCGCCGAGCAGGTTCGCTCCCTCGACGAGTAG
- a CDS encoding glycoside hydrolase family 3 N-terminal domain-containing protein — protein sequence MPSTNPLTAAVYRDPAASTEDRVDDLLGRMTTAEKLAQLGSVWAFSLLEGNRFAAHRARPTLALGVGHLTRPAGSTSMKARDAARLTNDVQRFLVNETRLGIPAIAHEEVCSGVMAREAVIYPQAIGVASTWDPELNRMLAESVKTQMRAMGSHQGLSPVLDVVRDSRWGRTEETYGEDPHLVAQMGLAFVRGLQGDSLADGVIATAKHLVGYGASEGGMNWAPAHLPPRLLREVYLYPFEVAVREGGLESVMAGYHEVDGIPCHANHALVTSVLREEWGFGGTVVSDYFAVEQLYSYHQLAVSNEDAAGLALDAGIDVELPATDAYGEPLANALDAGRVKIDRLDHAVARVLRHKFDLGLFEDPFVDEAAVDGAVMTSGQRALALNIARHSIVLLKNDAAILPVGDSVRSVALIGPTADDARNLLGDYTFPAHAETLAAARRQGGLLGGDMSIPDDLEINEHVDGVPTIRDALAERLGDRLRFAAGCEIDSASTDGFADAVAAAKDADVAIMVLGDRSGLTLEATSGESRDRASLDLPGVQEDLVRAVAATGTPIVAVLVAGRPVGSDFLHAHSRAVIMAWLPGEFGADAIAETLLGENNPSGKLPISYPRGVGQLPVYYGHKTSGGRSHWHGDYVDMPTSPRYAFGHGLTYTAFAIEQASVSPADVVAGETLDVEAVITNTGHRGGEDVLQLYVRDPQASVTRPVLELKSFARVSAAPGERKTVRFQLPTGQLGFYGHQMDYTVEAGDIEVHVGFASDALMHAGTATILAAPDGRPISRAYGGLVTIKPTATGP from the coding sequence GTGCCGAGTACGAACCCCCTGACCGCAGCGGTCTACCGCGACCCGGCCGCGTCCACCGAGGACCGGGTCGACGACCTGTTGGGGAGGATGACCACCGCTGAGAAGCTCGCACAGCTCGGCAGCGTGTGGGCGTTCTCGCTGCTCGAAGGGAATCGATTCGCTGCGCACCGGGCACGCCCCACACTGGCTCTGGGCGTCGGACACCTGACCCGTCCCGCTGGTTCGACCAGCATGAAGGCCCGTGATGCCGCCCGGCTGACCAACGACGTTCAACGGTTTCTGGTGAATGAGACCCGCCTCGGTATTCCCGCCATCGCACATGAAGAGGTGTGCTCAGGTGTGATGGCGCGCGAGGCGGTGATATACCCCCAAGCCATCGGGGTCGCCAGCACATGGGATCCGGAACTCAACCGGATGCTCGCCGAATCGGTCAAGACCCAGATGCGAGCCATGGGAAGTCACCAGGGTCTGTCACCGGTGCTCGACGTCGTCCGCGATTCCCGCTGGGGACGCACGGAAGAAACGTATGGCGAAGACCCACACCTGGTGGCTCAGATGGGGCTGGCCTTCGTTCGTGGTCTCCAAGGAGACTCCCTCGCCGACGGGGTGATCGCCACCGCCAAGCACCTCGTCGGCTACGGAGCTTCGGAAGGCGGCATGAACTGGGCGCCCGCACACCTGCCACCACGCCTGCTGAGGGAGGTTTACCTATATCCCTTTGAGGTCGCCGTACGCGAGGGCGGTCTTGAGTCAGTCATGGCCGGATATCACGAGGTCGACGGCATTCCGTGTCACGCCAACCACGCTCTCGTGACGTCGGTGCTGCGTGAAGAATGGGGATTCGGCGGGACGGTCGTGTCCGACTACTTCGCGGTGGAGCAGCTGTACTCGTACCACCAGCTGGCGGTCAGCAATGAGGACGCCGCGGGCCTGGCGCTCGACGCGGGCATCGACGTGGAACTACCGGCCACCGACGCTTACGGCGAGCCGCTGGCCAACGCGCTCGATGCGGGACGGGTCAAGATCGACAGACTCGACCACGCCGTGGCTCGGGTCCTGCGGCACAAGTTCGATCTGGGCCTGTTCGAAGACCCGTTTGTGGACGAGGCGGCGGTGGACGGGGCCGTCATGACGAGTGGTCAGCGGGCTTTGGCCCTCAACATCGCTCGTCACAGCATAGTGCTGTTGAAGAACGACGCGGCGATCCTGCCGGTCGGTGACTCAGTGCGATCGGTAGCGCTCATCGGCCCCACCGCCGATGATGCTCGAAATCTGCTCGGGGATTACACATTCCCCGCCCACGCCGAGACCCTCGCCGCGGCACGCCGCCAGGGCGGTCTGCTCGGTGGCGACATGTCAATCCCGGACGACCTCGAGATCAACGAACACGTCGACGGTGTGCCGACGATCCGGGACGCACTCGCGGAGCGGCTCGGCGACCGCCTGCGGTTCGCGGCCGGATGCGAGATCGACTCGGCGTCGACCGACGGGTTCGCCGACGCCGTGGCGGCGGCGAAGGACGCCGACGTCGCGATCATGGTCCTGGGCGACCGCTCTGGTCTAACGCTCGAGGCGACCTCTGGGGAGTCGCGTGATCGCGCATCGCTGGATCTGCCCGGCGTGCAGGAGGACCTGGTTCGCGCGGTCGCCGCCACGGGTACTCCGATTGTCGCGGTGCTCGTCGCCGGCCGGCCGGTAGGCAGCGATTTCCTGCATGCCCACAGCCGCGCCGTCATCATGGCCTGGCTACCAGGAGAGTTCGGCGCCGATGCCATCGCCGAGACACTGTTGGGCGAGAACAACCCCAGTGGAAAGCTCCCCATCTCCTACCCACGTGGTGTCGGACAACTCCCCGTCTACTACGGCCATAAGACCTCCGGGGGCCGGTCTCACTGGCATGGGGATTATGTCGACATGCCGACCAGCCCCAGATATGCCTTCGGGCACGGCCTGACGTACACGGCGTTCGCCATCGAACAGGCCAGCGTCTCCCCCGCCGACGTCGTCGCAGGCGAAACTCTGGACGTGGAGGCCGTCATCACCAATACCGGTCACCGAGGCGGTGAGGATGTGCTCCAGCTTTATGTCCGCGACCCTCAGGCCAGTGTCACCCGGCCGGTCTTGGAACTGAAGAGTTTTGCCCGCGTGTCCGCCGCGCCCGGCGAACGGAAGACCGTGCGGTTCCAGCTTCCAACCGGCCAGCTGGGCTTCTACGGCCATCAGATGGACTACACGGTTGAAGCAGGAGACATCGAGGTGCATGTTGGCTTCGCCTCCGACGCACTCATGCACGCCGGGACGGCTACGATCCTGGCCGCCCCGGACGGCCGTCCGATCTCCCGGGCCTACGGGGGGCTAGTCACCATCAAGCCGACTGCCACAGGGCCATAA
- a CDS encoding LacI family DNA-binding transcriptional regulator — protein MTEVRGPVTMHDVARSAGVSIATVSRVVNGHYGVSADTMSQVRAAIEELGYESSLVATSLRRNRTNVFGLVTHSFESYTAEVLKGVMEALNGTGLDLIIYANSDTFASPSPGWEQRNLARLSGTLTDGCIVVTPWSEVKSRTPVVAIDPVRDSTMPSVTADNLTGAVTAVNHLLGLGHRRIGFIGGRSSLAAAWAREEGYRAALTDADLPVDPALIGRGDFHPETAIAPARALLEPADRPTAIFTASDGMALKVLEVARELGLDVPGDLSVVGFDNIPESGLAQPALTTIDQSMHQLGYEAARLLQELVAGSTDQPLQRFVPTELVVRESTAPPST, from the coding sequence GTGACAGAGGTCAGAGGCCCCGTGACGATGCACGACGTCGCGCGAAGCGCAGGCGTCTCTATCGCGACGGTGTCGCGCGTCGTCAATGGGCACTATGGCGTCAGCGCCGACACCATGTCACAAGTCCGTGCCGCGATCGAGGAGCTCGGCTACGAGTCGAGCTTGGTCGCCACCAGCCTTCGCCGAAACCGCACCAACGTCTTCGGCCTGGTAACCCATAGCTTCGAGTCGTACACCGCCGAGGTGCTCAAGGGCGTCATGGAGGCGCTCAACGGCACCGGCCTCGACTTGATCATCTATGCGAACAGCGACACATTCGCATCTCCCTCCCCCGGCTGGGAGCAACGCAACCTCGCCCGCCTGTCGGGGACCCTGACGGACGGGTGCATCGTGGTCACACCGTGGAGCGAGGTGAAAAGTAGAACGCCTGTGGTGGCGATCGACCCGGTGCGCGATTCGACCATGCCGTCGGTGACCGCTGACAACCTCACTGGTGCGGTCACCGCGGTGAATCACCTGCTCGGCCTCGGGCACCGTCGCATCGGCTTCATCGGCGGCCGATCTAGCCTCGCGGCGGCCTGGGCCCGCGAGGAGGGCTACCGCGCAGCGCTTACCGATGCGGATTTGCCCGTCGATCCGGCACTGATCGGCAGAGGCGATTTTCACCCCGAGACCGCGATCGCACCAGCCCGCGCACTCCTCGAGCCGGCTGACCGCCCCACGGCCATCTTCACCGCAAGCGATGGGATGGCGTTGAAGGTGCTGGAGGTCGCCAGAGAACTGGGCCTCGACGTCCCGGGGGACCTGTCAGTCGTCGGCTTCGACAACATTCCCGAGTCAGGACTGGCGCAACCGGCTTTGACCACGATCGACCAGTCCATGCACCAGCTGGGATACGAGGCGGCCCGTTTGCTGCAGGAGCTGGTCGCCGGTTCAACCGACCAGCCGCTGCAGCGATTCGTCCCAACCGAGCTCGTTGTTCGCGAGTCGACCGCGCCTCCGAGCACGTAG
- a CDS encoding glycoside hydrolase family 95 protein — protein MPSRHRIRLTSPATTFHNGFPIGNGALGAMMHGRPATERIDLNIDTLWSGGPVPAEQGAPPRRFLPDVRRAISARDFIQADAVARQMQGPGWTQSYQPLGWLDWHYAPDHEPDLYHRELDLTRAVATTSARSAHGQFQVESFVSAPASVLVASARGTTLRLDSLIRFSSPHPSTEVIEEGDDDERWLVATGRVPSQVFPNYIQRDPAVIYADDTPGPDGTVAAGMGFAVVVAVQRTGPDEVRLVVSAASGFRGFDQRPSADLRAIAAEARRPVVAATSRPTSELMAEHTGDYQHFFDRVDLDLSPSVQDREPDGDADVARAELLFHFGRYLLISSSRPGTQAANLQGIWNADVRPGWSCNYTTNINVEMNYWPAETTALPELHQPLFELIRDLTVTGAQTASRYYGAAGSAAHHNTDIWRFSTPVPGDPQHANWPSALFWLAAHVWDHLDFGAGEAFARETVLPVLRNVVAFALDMLVPDDDGALVMSPSTSPEHHFLAGAGHAATSAGAAMDRELIREVLTRYVSLTDRLTADASDDLDLRGRARAALAKLAPVAIGVDGTLLEWGDERPPREPGHRHLSHLYGLYPGTRITEAGTPDDFAAARQALQNRLDNGSGHTGWSQAWILCLAARLRDPELAEQSIRILLDDLSSASMLDLHPLEGWPTGYIFQIEGNFGAVAGMTELLVQSHEGAISLLKALPPSWHSGQVRGIRCRGGHRVDVTWSGGALTGATVTSGDRGDVVLDIPASTPQLTVIDPAGHPVAAVAEASAVAARRRLSWSGVANATYEVWVERT, from the coding sequence ATGCCGTCGCGTCACCGCATCCGCCTCACCAGCCCAGCCACCACGTTTCACAACGGATTCCCGATCGGCAACGGTGCGCTCGGCGCCATGATGCATGGCCGTCCCGCCACGGAACGCATCGATCTCAACATCGATACCCTCTGGTCCGGCGGTCCCGTGCCGGCCGAGCAGGGAGCGCCGCCCCGCAGGTTCCTGCCCGATGTGCGCAGGGCCATCAGCGCCCGCGACTTCATCCAGGCCGACGCCGTAGCGCGCCAGATGCAGGGACCAGGCTGGACGCAGTCCTACCAGCCGCTCGGCTGGCTGGACTGGCACTACGCCCCGGACCACGAGCCGGATCTCTACCACCGCGAGCTTGATCTCACTCGGGCGGTCGCGACCACCAGTGCTCGAAGCGCGCACGGGCAGTTCCAGGTCGAGAGCTTCGTCTCGGCTCCGGCCAGCGTGCTGGTGGCATCCGCTCGTGGAACGACGCTACGCCTTGATTCCCTCATACGGTTCTCTTCTCCGCATCCGTCGACCGAGGTGATCGAGGAGGGCGACGACGACGAACGATGGCTGGTCGCCACCGGACGGGTGCCGTCCCAGGTATTCCCCAACTACATCCAGCGCGATCCCGCGGTCATCTATGCGGACGACACCCCAGGTCCCGACGGCACGGTGGCTGCCGGAATGGGGTTCGCTGTGGTCGTCGCGGTACAGCGCACCGGTCCCGACGAGGTACGTCTCGTCGTATCGGCAGCCTCCGGCTTCCGCGGATTCGACCAACGGCCCAGCGCCGACCTGCGGGCCATCGCCGCGGAAGCGAGGCGCCCAGTGGTCGCGGCCACGAGCAGGCCGACCTCGGAGCTCATGGCCGAGCACACGGGGGATTACCAGCACTTCTTCGACCGCGTGGATCTCGACCTGTCCCCGTCGGTCCAGGACAGGGAGCCGGACGGCGACGCCGACGTGGCGCGTGCCGAACTGCTCTTCCACTTCGGCCGCTACCTGCTCATCTCCAGTTCCCGGCCGGGAACTCAGGCGGCAAACCTGCAGGGCATCTGGAATGCCGATGTCCGGCCAGGATGGAGCTGCAACTACACGACCAACATCAATGTTGAGATGAATTACTGGCCCGCGGAAACCACGGCGCTGCCAGAATTGCACCAGCCACTCTTCGAGCTCATCCGCGATCTCACGGTCACGGGTGCCCAGACAGCTTCCCGCTATTACGGCGCCGCGGGGTCCGCGGCACACCACAACACCGACATCTGGCGCTTCTCTACCCCGGTGCCCGGCGATCCGCAGCACGCGAACTGGCCGTCGGCCCTGTTCTGGCTGGCCGCCCACGTGTGGGACCACCTGGACTTCGGAGCAGGAGAGGCCTTCGCACGCGAGACAGTTCTGCCTGTGCTGCGCAACGTTGTCGCCTTCGCGCTGGACATGCTGGTTCCTGACGACGACGGCGCGCTGGTGATGAGCCCGTCGACGTCTCCGGAGCATCATTTCCTGGCCGGAGCCGGCCACGCCGCAACGTCCGCCGGCGCAGCGATGGACCGCGAGCTGATACGCGAAGTCCTGACCCGCTACGTCTCCCTGACCGACCGGCTGACTGCGGATGCGTCCGACGATCTCGACCTCAGGGGCCGTGCCCGCGCCGCCCTGGCGAAACTCGCGCCGGTCGCGATCGGCGTCGACGGCACGCTGCTGGAGTGGGGCGACGAGCGCCCGCCCCGGGAACCGGGCCATCGGCACCTCTCTCACCTTTATGGGCTCTACCCCGGCACCCGGATCACCGAAGCCGGCACACCCGACGACTTCGCGGCCGCGCGGCAAGCGCTGCAGAACAGGCTGGACAACGGCAGTGGGCACACCGGCTGGAGCCAGGCCTGGATTCTCTGTCTGGCAGCTCGGTTGCGCGATCCCGAACTGGCCGAACAGTCGATCAGGATCCTCCTCGATGATCTGAGTTCGGCGTCGATGCTCGACCTACATCCGTTGGAAGGCTGGCCTACCGGTTACATCTTCCAGATCGAGGGCAACTTCGGCGCGGTCGCCGGAATGACGGAGTTGCTGGTACAAAGCCATGAAGGCGCGATCAGCCTGCTCAAGGCCCTGCCGCCGAGCTGGCACAGCGGGCAGGTACGGGGAATCCGCTGCCGCGGCGGTCATCGGGTCGACGTCACATGGTCCGGGGGAGCGCTCACCGGCGCGACTGTGACCTCCGGCGACCGCGGGGACGTCGTTCTCGATATCCCCGCATCCACACCACAGCTTACGGTTATCGATCCTGCCGGACACCCGGTTGCCGCCGTCGCCGAAGCCAGCGCCGTCGCGGCGAGACGAAGACTCAGCTGGTCCGGCGTTGCGAACGCCACCTATGAGGTCTGGGTGGAGCGCACCTGA